GATTCCAGAAATCCGTCCCGCGGCCGCGCGGTGTCAGTCCTTGGCAGCGCTCCCAGAGATCCCACACATCCTCATGCTCGGGATCATGCGCCTCCACCTGATGGTCGGCATTCGCCGTACCGAAGAGGAAACCGGGTGGGAAAGGCATGCGCCGCGACCATGATGCGATCCGCCCCCGAGGCAAAGCCCGCGTTTCAACGCGACATCCTCGTCACCAAGGCAGCTTCACCGGTTTCACATCGGCCGCCACGATCTCCTCAGGCGGTAGCAAGGTTCGCGTCGCGACATCGAATCGATAGGCTTTCCCGCTCACGGGATCCGGGCTGAGTCTCGAGATCGATTGCGACGTCAGCGTCTCGCCATTCTGCTCGAGGATCAGCAGGTCCAGCGCGGCTTGATGAATTGCCACCACGGAGGCAGCTCGCAAGTAGCCTTTGTGCCAAGCCGGTGTGCCGATGTAAAAGGCTTCGGCGATCTCCAAGCTCTTCCCGCTGAATTCATCCATGCCGTCTTGGAGCGAGTGGCAGCCATTGCTCGCGAAATCCTGCCAGTTTGTTCCCGGCAGCTCGGCCACCAGTTTGTCGAAGTTGGCCGCGTGAAAACGTGCAACCTTTTCCCCATCGGCTGGCTTCTGTCTCAAGATGGCGGGGTAGAGGAAGTATTCGGACATGATATTCCACTCACCCTTCATCGCCTCCGCGAAGTCCGCGGGAGTGTAAGCTTGGGTCGCGAAGTTCTCCTTCCAGCGCGCAAGGTCCACCCCGGGCCCTAGACTGGGAAGAAGGTGCTCGAAGCTGGAGTTCATCCGGTTCAAGTCGGTCAGGATGGCGACGGTCTCGGAGAGCAGGGTCCTCTCTTCGATTCCGCGGAAATGGGCACTCATGTTTCCGGTTGCCGTGATCAGTCGGAGCGCTTCGGCCTCGTCTCCTTCTTCTGCCGCGATCCGACCTTTCAGCAACAGGAGGTCGAACAATTCCTTAGCCGGGCGCGCGGAAACGAAGCCGTTGTAGTCCTCCGGCATGCCGGTGCTGGATCGTTCAGGCATCGCGGCGATCTTCTCCGCGAGTGCCAGCAGTTCCCCACTCTCCGCCAGACCGGCCTTGGCCTTCTCGAGATCCCAAGGCTCCTTCCCTTCGATCAAGGCTCGCAGGGAATCGCTGATCTTCGGTCGGCTCTCCTCCGGCATCTTCCCGAGTTGATGGAGAAGGAGAAAAGCATTCGCCTCATCCGGCACCGGCTTCTTCTCGATCCGCAGCCCGGGGAACTCGCCGAGCATCTTCTCCTTCATTGCGGCACATCCTTCCCGGAAGGCCTTCCGGGCGGCCGGCGTGTCCTCTGCGGCAGGCTCGCGCGGCGTCCTCTTCGCCAGCGCGAGAAAGTCTCCTTGGGCCCGCTCGCTCAGGGGTTCATGGTTTGCCTTGTTCCATGCCCAAGCTCCGGTCCCGCCGATGGCGAGGAGCGGGACGAGGCAGAAAATCAGTCCGCGGGAAGGCCGGTAGTTCATCGGGTGGGAAGCTCGCATATCTGGAATTTCAGATAATTCAAATCAAATGGGCCTTCCCCCCCGCCTGCTGCCCCACCGCGGGCTTGCCATCCCCGGGGCGCTCCCCTTCACTCCCGGCCCGCACTGGCCATGGCCCTTATCGTCCAAAAATACGGCGGCACTTCCGTCGGCTCCATCGATCGCATGCGCAACGTCGCCGCACGCGTGAAACGCACCCGTGACGAGGGCAACCAGGTCGTCGCCGTGGTGTCCGCCATGTCCGGCATTACCGATGGCCTGATCAAGATGGCCAAGGAGTTCAACGAGACTCCCGCCGAGCGCGAGATGGACGTGCTGCTGGCCACCGGCGAGCAGCAATCGATCGCCCTCGTGACGATGGCGCTCCACGAAGCCGGAGTGGAAGCAGTCTCCGTCACCGGTCGCCAAGCTGGCATCTATACCACCGGCTCGCACACCCGCGGCCGCATCCAGGACATCACGCCGGATTTCATGCGCCGTTCGCTGGACGAGGGGAAGACCCTCGTCGTGGCCGGTTTCCAGGGTGTCACGCCGGAGGGCATGATCCACACGCTCGGCCGCGGTGGTTCGGACCTCACCGCCATCGCCGTCGCCGCAGCGCTGAAGGCGGATGTCTGCCAGATCCTCACGGATGTGGATGGCGTTTACACCTGCGATCCGCGGATCGTGAAGAACGCCCGCAAGCTGCCGGAGATCTCCTATGACGAAATGCTTGAAATGGCCTCGTCCGGATCGAAGGTGATGCAGTCCCGCTCGGTCGAGTTCGCCAAGAAGTACGGCGTCGTCTTTGAAGTCCGCTCCTCTCTCAATGATAACCCGGGCACCTTGGTGCGCGAAGAACATCCTGCCATGGAAAACGTCGTCATCCGCGGAGTCTCGATCGAGCGCTCCCAAGCCCGCGTCACCATCACCGGTATCCCGGATGTCCCCGGCATGTCCGGCAAGATCCTCGGTGCCCTCGGCGAGGCGGAGATCAATCTCGACATGATCGTGTCGAACATCGCTCACGACGATCGCGCCCGCCACTCGTTCACGATGCACTCGAACGACCTCGGCAAGGCCCAGGCCGCGCTCAAGCTCGTGCTCGCGGAGATCAGCCCGGATGCGAAGATCGAGACCGAGGCAGGCATCGCGAAACTTTCTGCCGTGGGCATCGGCATGCGCTCCCACTCGGGTGTCGCCGCCACCATGTTCAAGGCGCTCGGTGAAGCCGGCATCAACATCGGCATGATCTCCACCTCCGAGATCAAGATCGCCGTGACGGTGGAAGAGACCCGGATCGAGGACGCTGCCCGTGCCGTCCACGATGCCTTCCAGCTCGATAAGGAGCCGGTGAAGTGAGGCCTTGACTCCACGAGCCCTGCCGGGCGGCATGGGCTCGCGTGGAGAATCCTTATCAAGTTCCGAAGTCCGCCCCGCCGCCCTTGCCCCTGCCCACCACGCAGGGTCTTCTGCCGGTGAGGTTTCTGGCACTCGCGGCGCTTTGGATGTTCGTGGGCTCCACCGCCCTAGCGGTGGCCGATCATCTCCTCAGGGCATTCATGATGCCTCAGGCGTTGAGTTTGCACGACACTTACTATCTTGAAGGCCCGCCCCTCCTTGAGGGGGCAATGATCCTTTTGGGGCTTGGTAGTGTGATCCCTTACCTGATCTGGAAATACCGTGCGGCGTGGAATGCCGCCCGCATGTCGCCAGCCGGGATGACCGTTTCACCGGCCATGGCGGTCGGCTCCTACTTCATCCCGGTGGTAAACTTCTTCCTCCCTTGCAAGGCGATGGCGCAGATCACCCGCGTGTCCACCGGTAGCGGAGGCGTAGCCCTATGGTGGGCCACACAGCTGGGAGGAACACTTTTCGGATTGGTCATCGGTGTGATTCAGGGAGCCAACTCACCTGCGGCGCCGGGTCTGCTGGATCATCTCTATATTTCCCTAAGTGTGTTTTCGGTCTTTGCAGCTTGGAGGCTGATCATGGACATTACGCGGGCTCAAACCGCAGCAAGGCAGGGAGTTGATTGAGGCCTGCGCCCTTCAGATCTCGCGGGAGTCCAAGAGCTTCTTCAGCACGTCCGCGAAGCGATTGTAGAAGAAGCCAAGCACCACCAGCGCCACGCCGAGCGAAAGGAAGGCGGTCACGCGGAAGAAGGTTGCGAAGTCCCATACGTCCACCACGAAGAGCTTGAGCACCGCGAAGCCTAACAGGGCGAAGCCGACGTGACGCAGAGCCGCCACCTTCTGCCAGAGTCCGGCGGACACCATCGTGAATCCGAGGACGGTCCATGCAATGGCCACCGGCTTCCACCCAAGGTGCCAGACCATGGTTTGCGTGCACCAAGCCGCCAGCAACGCGGCACCGGCCATGATCACCAGCGGGCGGATGTTGCGCCAATCCGGCTGCGGGAGCCTCGCCACGAAGGGGATGGTCAGCAAGGTGATCGCCACCATCCAGCCCTCTGCGGAAGGAGGTGTGTCCATGGCATGCCATGGTGCGGTCGCCATCCTTGCGGCCAGCCAAGCCATGGCCACGCCAACCAAGGCCCAAGCTTCCGGAAGCCTGCCGCGTCCCAGAGATCCGGGGGCCAGCAGGAGGAGAAGGGAGCTCGCCGCGATCACATCGGCCCATGCATCCGGAGCCAGGCTCACCCATGCCGCGATCCAAGAGAGCACGGCGAGAGTGCGCGCGGCCGCGGCGGCCAGATCACTGATGTCATATCGTTGAGGGCGGTAGGCGATCCACGTGATCCCGCCTGCGATCAAAAGAGGGAGGAACTCCGCCGGCCACGGGATAGGAGACGAGCTGACTTGGAGGAATACGATCTCCCCGAGGAAGAACACGGAGGCCGCGATCAAGAGCGGACTAACAAGAAGGAAGCGGCCACCCGCGGCCAAGGCGATCGCGATCAGACCGGACACCAGCATGCGCCCGCCGGTAGTTAGATCCAGCGGGATGACCAGCGTGTGAAGTGCGACGACGATGATCGAGGCGGTGACAATGGCGGAGAAGTCGGCGATAGGGAACTTATCGTCTTCCCTCCGTGCCGGTGCCCGGTGGACCCAGAGCCAGTGGCCCGCGACGCCCATGAGCAAGGCCGTCGCGGGCCACCATCCGGCGAGCATCGTCTTCTCGCGGATCCAGGAAAAGGGATGGGCCTGCACGATCAACAGCAGGGCGGCAGCGTGGAAGACCAGCGACCATGTTCCGAGTTCCCGCAGCCGGCCTTGTCGATCGAGAAGCAGCGCTGCCGCGCTCATCGCGGTGCCGATGCCGAGCACGCAGAGATAGCGGGTGCCGTCTTCCAAGTACAGGCACCAGCCCAGCAGGAGAGCCAAGCTTCCCGCGGCAAGAGAGAGCGAGGTTGCGGCCCTTGCAGGTTGGCCCGCCTCCCATGCCGGTCCGTGGCGTTGCCACCCCAGATAGAGCGGAGCCACGGAACTCATGATCAGAAACGCGGCGAGCGCCCGGTTCCAATCCGCGATCTCCCGGCCGAGTCCCGACCATAGGATCAGATAAAGTGCTCCCGCGAGCGCGGCGAGGGACGATGCGACGAGCTCGACTCGGCCACCGTAGCGGGCATAGGCGATTGCGGTCAGCAGCGCTTGGACCGCGAGGCCGATCGCAAGCGTGTCTCCCTCCAACTTGAGAACCATCGCCAGAGTCAGGGCTACCAGACCTTGGGCGAGCTGCGACTCACCGCTCGCTCGGTCGCTACGGCGGGCAAGGACCCCCATCGTCGCGAGCAGGAATCCGAAGACCGCCGGCACCATCCAGTAGTCGGCACTTCCTTTTTGCTCGATCCAGACCGCGCTGAAGAGGGCGAAGAAAGCACCGTTGTTGATCGTCAGGAACCAGCCGCGAGCTTGTGCCGATAGGCCCGGGAAATACCGGGTGATGCCGGTGATTCCAGGCAGGGCGAACACTGCCCAAACCGGCGGCAGAAAGTAGAGAGCCGCTGCATCATGCTGCGGGCCGCCCGCTGCCCCCGCCGT
This is a stretch of genomic DNA from Luteolibacter rhizosphaerae. It encodes these proteins:
- a CDS encoding aspartate kinase; protein product: MALIVQKYGGTSVGSIDRMRNVAARVKRTRDEGNQVVAVVSAMSGITDGLIKMAKEFNETPAEREMDVLLATGEQQSIALVTMALHEAGVEAVSVTGRQAGIYTTGSHTRGRIQDITPDFMRRSLDEGKTLVVAGFQGVTPEGMIHTLGRGGSDLTAIAVAAALKADVCQILTDVDGVYTCDPRIVKNARKLPEISYDEMLEMASSGSKVMQSRSVEFAKKYGVVFEVRSSLNDNPGTLVREEHPAMENVVIRGVSIERSQARVTITGIPDVPGMSGKILGALGEAEINLDMIVSNIAHDDRARHSFTMHSNDLGKAQAALKLVLAEISPDAKIETEAGIAKLSAVGIGMRSHSGVAATMFKALGEAGINIGMISTSEIKIAVTVEETRIEDAARAVHDAFQLDKEPVK
- a CDS encoding DUF4328 domain-containing protein: MPLPTTQGLLPVRFLALAALWMFVGSTALAVADHLLRAFMMPQALSLHDTYYLEGPPLLEGAMILLGLGSVIPYLIWKYRAAWNAARMSPAGMTVSPAMAVGSYFIPVVNFFLPCKAMAQITRVSTGSGGVALWWATQLGGTLFGLVIGVIQGANSPAAPGLLDHLYISLSVFSVFAAWRLIMDITRAQTAARQGVD
- a CDS encoding DUF2339 domain-containing protein, which produces MNEETNAKAWAELHLMRQRLASLEQHHAAELATLRLRLSELESLLSPALESASVVAEEVAPVPVTIAKPAYRPMETVQPASPPPYPAPAAERKPAERAPLELRFGRVWLVRIGIALLLTGFVLLGNFAYQNWIRDLPPGIRLAALYLGSLALSGAGVHYAKRENLRRFGEVLLAGGLAFFYWCTFASHHVARLQVVDSPVIAGAMLLAVAGGIVAIALRRDSRAVAVMGLLFASYATVLQPLGWLSTASNLVLAIAGIGLMTRREWGAPGIVAMAGTYLSFLWWQTAGAAGGPQHDAAALYFLPPVWAVFALPGITGITRYFPGLSAQARGWFLTINNGAFFALFSAVWIEQKGSADYWMVPAVFGFLLATMGVLARRSDRASGESQLAQGLVALTLAMVLKLEGDTLAIGLAVQALLTAIAYARYGGRVELVASSLAALAGALYLILWSGLGREIADWNRALAAFLIMSSVAPLYLGWQRHGPAWEAGQPARAATSLSLAAGSLALLLGWCLYLEDGTRYLCVLGIGTAMSAAALLLDRQGRLRELGTWSLVFHAAALLLIVQAHPFSWIREKTMLAGWWPATALLMGVAGHWLWVHRAPARREDDKFPIADFSAIVTASIIVVALHTLVIPLDLTTGGRMLVSGLIAIALAAGGRFLLVSPLLIAASVFFLGEIVFLQVSSSPIPWPAEFLPLLIAGGITWIAYRPQRYDISDLAAAAARTLAVLSWIAAWVSLAPDAWADVIAASSLLLLLAPGSLGRGRLPEAWALVGVAMAWLAARMATAPWHAMDTPPSAEGWMVAITLLTIPFVARLPQPDWRNIRPLVIMAGAALLAAWCTQTMVWHLGWKPVAIAWTVLGFTMVSAGLWQKVAALRHVGFALLGFAVLKLFVVDVWDFATFFRVTAFLSLGVALVVLGFFYNRFADVLKKLLDSREI